A single genomic interval of Tursiops truncatus isolate mTurTru1 chromosome 1, mTurTru1.mat.Y, whole genome shotgun sequence harbors:
- the RCC1 gene encoding regulator of chromosome condensation isoform X7, translated as MVDRQDRKMPPKRITKRRSPPEDALPKSKKVKVSHRSHNTEPGLVLTLGQGDVGQLGLGENVMERKKPALVPILEDIVQAEAGGMHTVCLSKSGQVYSFGCNDEGALGRDTSVEGSEMVPGKVELQEKVVQVSAGDSHTAALTEDGRVFLWGSFRDNNGVIGLLEPMKKSMVPVQVQLSTPVVKVASGNDHLVMLTVDGDLCTLGCGEQGQLGRVPELFANRGGRQGLERLLVPRCVMLKSRGSRGHVRFQDAFCGAYFTFAISSEGHVYGFGLSNYHQLGTPGTESCFVPQNLTSFKNSTKSWVGFSGGQHHTVCMDSEGRAYSLGRAEYGRLGLGEGAEEKSVPTLISRLPAVSSVACGASVGYAVTKDGRVFAWGMGTNYQLGTGQEEDVWSPVEMTGKQLENRVVLSVSSGGQHTVLLVKDKEQS; from the exons TCTCACATAGGTCCCACAACACAGAACCGGGTTTGGTGCTGACGCTGGGCCAGGGCGACGTGGGCCAGCTGGGGCTGGGCGAGAATGTGATGGAGAGGAAGAAGCCAGCCCTGGTGCCCATTCTAGAGGACATCGTGCAAGCTGAGGCTGGGGGCATGCACACTGTGTGTCTAAGCAAAAGTGGCCAG GTCTACTCCTTCGGCTGCAATGATGAGGGTGCCCTGGGAAGGGACACATCAGTGGAGGGCTCAGAGATGGTCCCTGGGAAAGTGGAACTGCAAGAGAAGGTGGTACAGGTGTCAGCAGGAGACAGTCACACAGCGGCCCTCACCGAGGATGGCCGTGTCTTCCTTTGGGGCTCCTTCCGG GACAATAATGGTGTGATCGGGCTCTTGGAGCCCATGAAAAAGAGCATGGTGCCTGTGCAGGTGCAGCTGAGTACGCCCGTGGTGAAGGTGGCCTCAG GAAACGACCACTTGGTGATGCTGACAGTTGATGGCGACCTCTGTACTTTGGGCTGCGGGGAGCAGGGCCAACTGGGCCGCGTGCCTGAATTATTTGCTAATCGTGGTGGCCGGCAGGGCCTCG AACGACTCCTGGTCCCCAGGTGTGTGATGCTGAAATCCAGGGGAAGCCGGGGCCATGTCAGATTCCAGGATGCCTTCTGTGGTGCCTACTTCACCTTTGCCATCTCCTCTGAGGGCCATGTATATGGCTTTGGCCTCTCCAACTACCATCAGCTAG GAACCCCAGGCACAGAATCTTGCTTTGTACCTCAGAACCTGACATCCTTCAAGAACTCCACGAAGTCCtgggtgggcttctctggtggccaGCACCATACAGTCTGCATGGATTCAGAAG GAAGAGCATACAGCCTGGGCCGGGCTGAGTATGGGCGGCTGGGCCTTGGGGAAGGTGCCGAGGAGAAGAGCGTACCCACCCTCATCTCCAGGCTGCCCGCCGTCTCCTCGGTGGCTTGTGGGGCCTCTGTGGGATATGCTGTGACCAAGGATG GTCGTGTTTTTGCCTGGGGCATGGGCACCAACTACCAGCTGGGCACAGGACAGGAAGAGGATGTCTGGAGCCCCGTGGAGATGACAGGCAAACAGTTGGAGAACCGTGTGGTCTTATCTGTGTCCAGCGGGGGCCAGCACACAGTCTTACTAGTCAAGGACAAGGAACAGAGTTGA
- the RCC1 gene encoding regulator of chromosome condensation isoform X2 → MVDRQDRKMPPKRITKRRSPPEDALPKSKKVKDPGNQAVRVVASRRVPGARSCQGACGPSPPDQKARPVSHRSHNTEPGLVLTLGQGDVGQLGLGENVMERKKPALVPILEDIVQAEAGGMHTVCLSKSGQVYSFGCNDEGALGRDTSVEGSEMVPGKVELQEKVVQVSAGDSHTAALTEDGRVFLWGSFRDNNGVIGLLEPMKKSMVPVQVQLSTPVVKVASGNDHLVMLTVDGDLCTLGCGEQGQLGRVPELFANRGGRQGLERLLVPRCVMLKSRGSRGHVRFQDAFCGAYFTFAISSEGHVYGFGLSNYHQLGTPGTESCFVPQNLTSFKNSTKSWVGFSGGQHHTVCMDSEGRAYSLGRAEYGRLGLGEGAEEKSVPTLISRLPAVSSVACGASVGYAVTKDGRVFAWGMGTNYQLGTGQEEDVWSPVEMTGKQLENRVVLSVSSGGQHTVLLVKDKEQS, encoded by the exons ACCCTGGTAACCAGGCAGTGAGGGTCGTTGCCTCCCGCCGCGTTCCAGGCGCCCGCTCCTGCCAAGGTGCCTGCGGGCCGAGCCCTCCTGACCAGAAAGCCCGACCAG TCTCACATAGGTCCCACAACACAGAACCGGGTTTGGTGCTGACGCTGGGCCAGGGCGACGTGGGCCAGCTGGGGCTGGGCGAGAATGTGATGGAGAGGAAGAAGCCAGCCCTGGTGCCCATTCTAGAGGACATCGTGCAAGCTGAGGCTGGGGGCATGCACACTGTGTGTCTAAGCAAAAGTGGCCAG GTCTACTCCTTCGGCTGCAATGATGAGGGTGCCCTGGGAAGGGACACATCAGTGGAGGGCTCAGAGATGGTCCCTGGGAAAGTGGAACTGCAAGAGAAGGTGGTACAGGTGTCAGCAGGAGACAGTCACACAGCGGCCCTCACCGAGGATGGCCGTGTCTTCCTTTGGGGCTCCTTCCGG GACAATAATGGTGTGATCGGGCTCTTGGAGCCCATGAAAAAGAGCATGGTGCCTGTGCAGGTGCAGCTGAGTACGCCCGTGGTGAAGGTGGCCTCAG GAAACGACCACTTGGTGATGCTGACAGTTGATGGCGACCTCTGTACTTTGGGCTGCGGGGAGCAGGGCCAACTGGGCCGCGTGCCTGAATTATTTGCTAATCGTGGTGGCCGGCAGGGCCTCG AACGACTCCTGGTCCCCAGGTGTGTGATGCTGAAATCCAGGGGAAGCCGGGGCCATGTCAGATTCCAGGATGCCTTCTGTGGTGCCTACTTCACCTTTGCCATCTCCTCTGAGGGCCATGTATATGGCTTTGGCCTCTCCAACTACCATCAGCTAG GAACCCCAGGCACAGAATCTTGCTTTGTACCTCAGAACCTGACATCCTTCAAGAACTCCACGAAGTCCtgggtgggcttctctggtggccaGCACCATACAGTCTGCATGGATTCAGAAG GAAGAGCATACAGCCTGGGCCGGGCTGAGTATGGGCGGCTGGGCCTTGGGGAAGGTGCCGAGGAGAAGAGCGTACCCACCCTCATCTCCAGGCTGCCCGCCGTCTCCTCGGTGGCTTGTGGGGCCTCTGTGGGATATGCTGTGACCAAGGATG GTCGTGTTTTTGCCTGGGGCATGGGCACCAACTACCAGCTGGGCACAGGACAGGAAGAGGATGTCTGGAGCCCCGTGGAGATGACAGGCAAACAGTTGGAGAACCGTGTGGTCTTATCTGTGTCCAGCGGGGGCCAGCACACAGTCTTACTAGTCAAGGACAAGGAACAGAGTTGA